In Deinococcus maricopensis DSM 21211, the sequence CCGGCCCGGTGCTGGACGCGCGCGTGCTGAGTGGCAAGCCGATGAGCTTCAACAACTACGCGGACGCGGACGCCGCGTGGGCGCTCGTGGGCGAGTTCAGCGCGCCCGCGTGCGTGGCCGTGAAGCACGCGAACCCGTGCGGCGTGGCCGTCGCGGAGGACGTGCGGACCGCGTGGGAGCGCGCACGTGACGCGGACACCGTGAGCGTGTTCGGCGGGATCGTCGCCGTGAACCGCCCCGTGGACCTCGACATGGCGAAAAGCACGCGCGGCACGTTCCTGGAGGTGCTGATCGCGCCTGACGTGGCCGAGGACGCCCTCGCGTGGTTCCGGGAGAAGAAGCCGGACCTGCGCGTTCTCGTGGCGGGCCCGGCGGCGTTCGGCGGCGTGGAGTACCGTCCGCTCGCGGGCGGGTTCCTCGCGCAGGCGCGCGACGCGCGCACGTGGGATGACCTGTGCCCGGAAGTCGTCACGGACCGCGCGCCCTCCCCGCAGGAGTGGCAGGACCTGGAGTTCGCGTGGAACGTCGCGAAGCACGCCCGCAGCAACAACGTCGTCCTGGCGCGCGCGGGCGTGACGGTCGGTGTGGGCGCCGGCGCCGTGAGCCGCATCTGGGCGGCGGAACGTGCCGTCATGAACGCCGGCGAGGCCGCGCGCGGCAGCGTCATGGCGTCCGAGGCGTTCTTCCCGTTCGATGACGTGGTGCGTCTGGCGGCGGGCGCGGGCGTCACGGCGGTCGTGCAGCCCGGCGGCGCGAAACGCGACCCGGAAGTCATCGCCGCTGCGAACGAATTGGGCGTCAGCATGATCTTCACCGGCAGCCGCCACTTCCGGCATTAAGGTGGAGGGCATGAGCGAACACGCGCACACGGCACGGCGGCTGGAAGGCAAGGCGCTCGCGCGGGACGTCACCGCCCGCGTCCGCGCGGACCTGCGGGGTCTGGGCGCCGCGCCGCACCTCGTGGCCGTCATCGCGTCCGGCGACCCGGCCACGCGCGTGTACGTCGAGAGCAAGGCCCGCACGGCCGAGAAGCTCGGGGTGCGCTTCACCCTCCGCGACCTGGGCGCGGGCATCACGCAGGCGGACCTGCACGCGGAACTGCACCGCCTGTCGGACGACGCGGACGTGCAGGGCGTCGTGCTGGAACTGCCGCTCGCGCCGGGCCTCGACGCGGACCGCGCCATGCTGCACCTCGCGCCGGAAAAGGACGTGGAGGGCCTCACGCCCGCGAACCTCGCGCTCGTCGCGGCAGGCCGTGAACCCGAAGCGCTGCTGCCGCCCACGCCGCGCAGCGTCCGCTTCCTGCTCCGCGAGGCTCTTGACCTTGACGGCGCGCGCATCGCGATCATCGGGCCGGGCCGGACGGTCGGACGACCCCTCACGTGGATGCTGAACAACCGCGGCGCGACCGTCACGCTCTGCAACGAGCGCACGCGCGACCTCCCGGCGGTGCTGGCCGGTCAGGACGCCGTCGTGATCGCCGTGGGCCGCGCGGGCCTGCTGAAGGCCAGCATGCTGCAGGCGCATCAGGTGGTCGTGGACGCCGGCATCAACGTCACGGACGCCGGCGTGGTCGGTGACGCCGAACCGGGCATCGCGGAGGTCGTGCGCGCCCTCACGCCGGTGCCGGGTGGTGTCGGGCCGCTCACGAGCGCGCTGATGTTCCAGAACCTCGTGCGCGCCGTGAAACTCCAGCGCGGCGAACCCGTCGACTAAGCGAGGGTTCCTGAGAGGAGGAAGGGCCGCCGTGGTGGCGGCCCTTCCTCTTTGCCTGGGAGCGCCCGGAACCACCAGCGCCTTTCAGGAGGGCAGGGCGAACGCCTGCGGGCATCCGGCCTGCCCTCCCCTCTGTTAGTGGCCGAGGATCTTGCTAAGGAACGCTTTGGCGCGTTCGTGCTGGGGGTTGTTGTAGAACTGCTCGGGGGTGGTGTCCTCGACGATGTTGCCGGCGTCGAAGAAGACGACGCGGTCGGCGACTTCGCGGGCGAAGCCCATCTCGTGCGTGACGCACAGCATGGTCATGCCGCTGCGCGCGAGTTCCTTCATGACGTCGAGCACTTCCTTGATCATTTCCGGGTCGAGGGCGCTGGTGGGCTCGTCGAACAGCATGATTTTGGGTTCCATGGCGAGCGCGCGGGCGATGGCGACGCGCTGCTGCTGCCCGCCGCTCAGCTGCGCCGGGTACTTGTCGGCCTGTTCGCGGATGCCGACGCGGTCGAGGAGCTCGAGGGCTTTTTTCTCGGCGGTGGCCGCGTTCTGCTTGCGGACGCGCATGGGGGCGAGGGTGATGTTCTGGAGGACGGTGAGGTGCGGGAAGAGGTTGAAGCTCTGGAACACCATGCCGACCTCGCGGCGGATGGCGTCGAGGTTGCTGCCGCGTTTGAGTTCGATGCCGTCGATGGTGATGTTGCCGCCGTCGTGCGGTTCGAGGGCGTTGAGGGTGCGGATGAAGGTGCTTTTGCCGCTGCCGCTCGGGCCGATGATGACGACGACTTCGCCCTGACGGACGGTCATGTTGACGCCTTTGAGGGCGTGGAACTGCCCGTAGTGCTTCTGGACGTTTTCCGCAGTGATGATGTTCTGGGCGGTCATGCTGCCTCCATTATGGGCGCGGGGGGCGGGGTTGGGGTGGGGGTGGCGTTCAGATGGTGTTTTCGGGGTTGGTGGCGCGGGCGACGCGGCGGCCCGTGGGCGCTTCGAGGCGGCGGGCGGCGCTGCTGAGCGCGTACGCGAAGATGAAGTAGAGCACGGCGA encodes:
- the purH gene encoding bifunctional phosphoribosylaminoimidazolecarboxamide formyltransferase/IMP cyclohydrolase, whose amino-acid sequence is MGKRALISVSDKSGVVEFARSLVEGGWEVLSTGGTMTALAEAGVPVTKVSDVTGFPEILDGRVKTLHPNIHGGILARREDAHLAELAAHGIGTIDLVCVNLYPFRETVARGAPLGEVVENIDIGGPAMIRAAAKNFEGVLILVDPADYGVALQTHVSLTERMRLAAKAYAHTSAYDAAITAYLEGQVNAASAPAAEPAFPAEVRLDLAQVTDLRYGENPHQGATVYRLGAQTGPVLDARVLSGKPMSFNNYADADAAWALVGEFSAPACVAVKHANPCGVAVAEDVRTAWERARDADTVSVFGGIVAVNRPVDLDMAKSTRGTFLEVLIAPDVAEDALAWFREKKPDLRVLVAGPAAFGGVEYRPLAGGFLAQARDARTWDDLCPEVVTDRAPSPQEWQDLEFAWNVAKHARSNNVVLARAGVTVGVGAGAVSRIWAAERAVMNAGEAARGSVMASEAFFPFDDVVRLAAGAGVTAVVQPGGAKRDPEVIAAANELGVSMIFTGSRHFRH
- a CDS encoding amino acid ABC transporter ATP-binding protein, which gives rise to MTAQNIITAENVQKHYGQFHALKGVNMTVRQGEVVVIIGPSGSGKSTFIRTLNALEPHDGGNITIDGIELKRGSNLDAIRREVGMVFQSFNLFPHLTVLQNITLAPMRVRKQNAATAEKKALELLDRVGIREQADKYPAQLSGGQQQRVAIARALAMEPKIMLFDEPTSALDPEMIKEVLDVMKELARSGMTMLCVTHEMGFAREVADRVVFFDAGNIVEDTTPEQFYNNPQHERAKAFLSKILGH
- a CDS encoding bifunctional 5,10-methylenetetrahydrofolate dehydrogenase/5,10-methenyltetrahydrofolate cyclohydrolase → MSEHAHTARRLEGKALARDVTARVRADLRGLGAAPHLVAVIASGDPATRVYVESKARTAEKLGVRFTLRDLGAGITQADLHAELHRLSDDADVQGVVLELPLAPGLDADRAMLHLAPEKDVEGLTPANLALVAAGREPEALLPPTPRSVRFLLREALDLDGARIAIIGPGRTVGRPLTWMLNNRGATVTLCNERTRDLPAVLAGQDAVVIAVGRAGLLKASMLQAHQVVVDAGINVTDAGVVGDAEPGIAEVVRALTPVPGGVGPLTSALMFQNLVRAVKLQRGEPVD